DNA sequence from the Pseudomonas fluorescens Q2-87 genome:
TCGAAAATCGCCATGATCTTCGGCAGGTCGTCCGGGTGGGTGATGCCGACTTGCGCATCCCAGCCGTCCGGCAATTCGTCAGGCCCGTAGCCCAGCAGCGAGCGAAACTGACTGGAAAAACGCATGCAACTGGCCGGATGCTGGAGATCGCCGTTGACCACATTGATGTCCCAGCAGCCTTCGGTCAGGGTCGATTGCAGCAACTCCCAGACTTGCGCTTCCTGGCGTTGTTGCTGCAATTGCCGGGTATGCTCATCCAGACGAACCTCAAGAATCCCCTCGCGCTCCCGGGCTTGCTCCAGTTGCTGGCGGGTCCTGTGCAACTCGCTTTCAATCTGCTGCCAGCGCAGGGTCTGATCCTGCACTTGCGTTTGCGCCTGAAGCAGGTTCGCAGTGATGCTCGCCATCTGTCGAGGGTACTGCTCAAGCACCGTGCGCAGCGGCGGATAGTCGTCGAGCATCGGTGTGTCATCCGTCTCTCCGGCCAGCGCCCGCTGCACCTGTGCAATCAACGCACGCTTGTGTTTGTTGGTCTGGAGAAACATCACCCGCCCCTTTGTCCATCGAGTCAAAACACTGATCTGACCGCAAACCGGCCATGCTGGCTTGTACCTGCCTGCAACGATCCTTGTTCCTGGCTGCCAGCCTTGCCGGGCTGGCAGCCACAGACATACCGGGCGGCAGGCTCAGTCAAGCCGTCCCGACCGCCACGGATTAACCTCATGGCTTTCCCTTGTTCGCGATCAGGAAATACTCATGAGCGATATTGCCCTGCTGCCTCAGGTCGAAGCCTTTCTTGGCCGACACCATGCACTGTTCATCGACGGGCGCTACGTCGAAAGCCAAGGCAGCCAGACACTGGACGTCATCAACCCGGCCACCGGTCGAGTCATCGCACAGGTGAGCGATGCCACTGGCGGCGATATCGATGCGGCGGTGGAGTCGTCCCGGCGTGGCTTCAAGCAATGGTCCCAGGCGGCACCGGCGGTCCGAGGCCTGGTGTTGCTGAAGCTGGCGGACCTGTTGGAGCGGCACCGCGAAGAGCTGGCGCAGATCGAAACCTGCCAGTCGGGGAAAATCATCCAGATTTCCCGTGCCTTTGAGGTCGACCAGGCAGCGCATTTCCTGCGTTATTACGCCGGCTGGGCCACCAAGATCAATGGCGAGACCATCACTCCGTCGCTGCCCTCCTTCGCCGGTGAGCGCTACACCGCGTTCACCTTGCGCGAACCGGTCGGGGTGGTGGTCGGTATCGTGCCGTGGAATTTCTCCACCATGATCGCCATCTGGAAACTTGCGTCAGCCCTGGTGACTGGTTGCAGCATCATCATCAAACCCAGCGAATTCACCCCATTGACCATTCTGCGTGTCGCCGAACTGGCCATCGAAGCGGGATTGCCGGCGGGGGCGCTGAACGTGCTGACCGGTGGCGGACAAGTGGGCAAGGGGCTGATCGAGCATCCAGGCACCAACAAGGTGTCATTCACCGGCTCTGTGCCCACCGGTATCGCGGTGGGCCGAGCGGCCATGGGGGCCGGGCTGACCCGTGCAACCCTGGAACTTGGAGGAAAAAATTCAGCGGGGTTCCTGCGGGACATCGATACGGAGGTGGCCGTCAACGGCATCATCGAAGCAGGCTTCCTCCATTCGGGACAAATCTGCGCCGCCGCGGAACGGTTCTTCGTCCACCGCTCGCAAATCGAGCCGATCATGGATTCACTGGCCCAGCGCCTGGGCAAACTCAACATCGGCTCGCCCCTGGACGAACGCACCGAGTTCGGCCCGGTCACCCATCGCCAGCATCAACAAAAACTCGGAGAGTTCTTTGTCAGGGCCCGGGCGCAGAACAACACCATCATTCATGGCGGCAAGCTGATGGAAGGACCTGGCTGCTACGTCGAACCAACTATCATCTTCGCCAATCGCCGCGACGACGCCTTGCTCAACGAAGAAACCTTTGGACCAATCGCGACGTTTTTCCCTTATGACAGCGAGGAAGAACTGCTGGATTTGATGAACGACACCCCCTACGGCCTCAGCGCCAGTCTCTGGACCAACGACCTGGGCAAGGCCCTGCGCATGGTGCCCGCCATCGAAGCCGGCACCGTCTGGGTGAACATGCACACCCTGCTCGACCCGGCCGTCCCCTTTGGCGGCAGTAAATCGTCCGGAATGGGCCGCGAATTCGGCAGCGCCTTCATCGACGACTACACCGAACTGAAATCGGTGATGATTCGTTACTGATCGAAGGCTGCAGAAAGCTCCTGCCACGCACCCAAGAGTGATCCATCCCCCGGTGGCGAGGGGATTTATCCCCGCTGGGTCGCGCAGCGGCCCCAATCCAGTCACCTCGGTCAATCTGATGCACCGCATGCTTTGGGTTGGGGCTGCTGCGCAGCCCAGCGGGAGCAAGCTCCCTCGCCACCGGGGGATCTACTTCTTGGGTGAGCAGCAATACCTGTGGGAGCGAGCTTGCTCGCGATGGCGGCGGCAGATTCGCCATCGATGCCAGCTGAAACTCCGCTATCGCGAGCAAGCACGCTCCCACAGGTTTCAGGTCAGCTGTGGCAGGCGTTGACGGCGGGCATCCGGCCGCGCCACGGTTGGGCGCGTTCCAGTTGTGCGGCCAGGCTCAGCAAGGTGCTTTCCTCGCCAAAGCGACCGGCAAAGTGCGCGCCCATTGGCAGGCCATTGGCGCTCCAGGACAACGGTACCGACATTGCCGGTTGACCGCTGGCGTTGAACAACGCGGTGAATGGCGAGTAGCTGTGGTAGCGCTCGAGCAGTTGATCAAGGCTCATGCAAACGTCCTGCAGGTCCAGTTCGCCAATCCGTACCGGCTCTCGGGTCAGGACCGGGGTCAGGATCACATCGTAGTCCTGCATGAATATCGCCAATTGCCGGCCCAGGGCATGAATCCATTCCACAGCGGCGGCGTACTGGGCGCCGCTGACGTTGCCCTTGTCCCGCAGAATGATCCGCGTGCGCACCTCCAGTTCTTCGGCTTGCACGGCAAACCCACGCATCTGGCCCAACAGGTCGACATAGTGGCGAGTGCTCGCGCCGATGATGGTGAAGACATGATCGAGAAACTCCAACAACCCCACCGGCAGGCTCACCGGTTCGACACGGTGGCCCAAGGATTCGCACAACCGCGCGGCCTCGCCCACCGCCTGCAGGCTTTGCGGCGAAGTAGGCCAAGGACCTAGCTGTTCAACCAGGGCAATGCGCAACGGCTTAGGATCGCGCTGCACCGCCGTCACATACGGCAGGGACTGGATCGGGGCGGCATAGGGTGCGCCCAAGTCCATCCCGGCAGTGGCGTCCAGCAACGCGGCGCTGTCGCGCACCGACAGGGTGATCGCATGCGGCGTGCCCATCCCGGCCCACCCCTCGCCCACCATCGGTCCCGACGGCAGCAAGCCACGGCTGGGCTTGAAGCCAAAAACGCCACAGCAAGACGCCGGCACCCGTAACGAGCCACCACCATCGTTGCCGTGGGCGAATGGCACCACTCGTGCCGCCACCAGCGCCGCGGCGCCACCGCTGGAGCCACCAGCACTGTGGCCGGTGTTCCAAGGGTTGCGTGTGGCGCCGAAGCGCGAAGACTCGGTGGAGTACGACGTACCAAATTCCGGCGACGTACTGGTGCCCATCACCTGGCAGCCAGCACGCCGCAGCCGCGTCACAACGTCCGATTCAAAGTCCGCGCGAAAATCGCCGAGCGACCGCGAGCCGTTGGTCATGGCCGCACCATTGACCGGCGAAAACAAGTCCTTGATCAAAGTCGGCACACCGGCCAACAAGCCTTGCCCGGCCTGCGGGGTGCGCGACGCTTCGCGAGCGGCATCGTACAAGCGCTCGGCCACGGCATTGAGTTGTGGCTCGACCCGTTCCAGGCGTTCGATGGCCACCTCCAGCAGTTCCCCAGGCTGGACCTCTGCGCGCCTGACCCACTCGGCCAATGCCGTGCCGTCCTCACGATCCATCAAATGGTGAATGTCTTGCATACCCATGCTTCAGATTCCTTATTCGTGACGATTAACGTGATCCGACCGTGCTTGCCTGGCCCTGGCCCCGGGCTCGCAACCCGGCCAGGACCCAGAGCAGTGCCGCGACAAAACTGGCGAGCGCTAGCCACTGGATGGCGTGGCGCAGGTCGCCGGCGAAGCTGATTACAAAGGCCACCACCAGCGGGCTGACGAACTGGCCGATGTACAGGCATGAGGTGAAGCCGCCCAAGCCGCGCCCGCGAGTGCTGGAGGTCAGGGCATTCATGACCGGCGCCATTACATTGGGCACCAGCAGGCCGGATCCCAGCCCCTGGACGAGCACGGCTACCAGCACGGCGTTGTAGCTCTGCCCGCGCATCAGCAGCCATAACCCGATACCTAGCAAGCCCAGCAACAGCGCGTTGCAACCGGCGATACCAAAGCGGCGACGCAACAACGGCCACATCAACGAGCCGCCCAGGGTCGCCAACAAGCTCAGCCCCGAAGCCAGACCGATCATCGTGCTCGATGTGATGCCCAGGCCGACCAATAACGTCGGCGCCTGGATTGGCACAACGAAAGTCAGCACCATGCCGCCAAGAACCATCAAATAACCGACCACCAGTTGCAGCACCGCGACCTTGGCCGGCCCCGGCTCATCACCCCTTTGCTCAACCCCTTGCCGCTGCGTCACCGGCGGCTCCCAGAGCACTTTCATCATTACCGGCACCAACAGCAGCGGCAGCAAATACAACAGGAACGGCGCACGCCAGGAGTGCTCGCCGAGCGCACCGCCCACCACAAAAAACAGCGCGCCCACCAGACCGATAGTCACCACCTGCCGGTTCACGTAGCGCAGGCGTTCCTCGCCATGCCAGTAGTCCGCGATCAGCGTGGCGCAGCAGGTCATCACGGCTGCCTCGGCGCAGCCAAACAACAGCCGGACTCCGACAATCGACGGCAGGCTATCGAGCATGGCCGGCAGCGCGCCGAGCAAGGCATAGAGCAACGTAGCGATCAACAGCAAGGCCTTGCGCCCGACCCGGTCCGCCAGCCAGCCGGCCAACGGGGCGCACAGGGCAATCGCCAGGGCCGGCCCAGTGATTGCCAGCGGCACCAGCAGATCGGCGCGAGGCTCGACGGGGCCAAATTCGGCGCCCAGCCTGGGCAGGATCGGTGCGACCATCACCGAACCCATGATTGTCAGGCTGCTGCCGAGCATCAGCACCAGCCCTTCACGGAGACCCGCCAGCCGGGATCCGGTGGCCGCCGTTGGAACGACACTTGATTGATTCATGGCGAGCCTCCTTCAGAAGCTTTGGGAAATGCGCAGCGCCGTCGTGTAGCCCTCGGCGCGGTTGCGCGCGTCAAGCTCCTTGTAGACGTGCAGCCACACCGGGGGCATGCCCGGCTTGAAGTAGCTCACCGCCGGACCGACGGCCAATACCCGGGCGCGATTGCCCGGTTCCAGGCCTGGTGCATCGTCATCGGTGAATTGCCGGTAGTAATAGCCGCCCACGCCCAGGGTCCATGGCCCGACGTGCTGGCCCACGGCGAATTCATGACGGTACTCGACGCCGTTTTTGTAGTCGGTGTCATGGTTGCGGGTATTGATGTCGGCTTCGAAGCTTGAAGACACCTCAAAGCCGCTGTCGGAGATGTACGTGGCGTTGAGGATCGGCGAGAAGGTCCAGTGGTTCAGGCCCGGGGAGATCAAGCGATTCTTGTCGTAGTCGCCTGTGGGGGCCTGGACCTGGAACTGGGCATTGACGAACAGGTTAGGCGAAAGCGTCCACTGCAGGATCAACGGCAGCACTTGGATGTCGGCCATGCGAAACGGATCGGCTTCAAGGTTCAGCGGGCCGACAGGCGTCTGCACCTGTACCGAGGCGTCCATCTGGAAAAACGGCACCACGGTACCGAAGCCATACTGGGCGCCGAGCACGGTGTAATCGGTCATGCGCATGTAGGCGACGCCGATGGACAACACGTCCAGGGAGAAATTGTTATCCAGTGATTTGCCGTGGCGATCTTTCTGCACATTGGCCGAATAGAACGCTGTGCGCAGGCCCACGGTACCGAAGGGTGTAGCCGGCGGCATCATCCCTGCGCCGAAATCATAGACACCGACCGCCGTGGTCGGTGCGCCATTTTCGGTGCCATGGGCAGCGGTACAGAGACCGATCAACCCCAAGGTGAACCACGTACAGCGCCAGGCGTTTATTGTTTTATTCTGATTCATCGAATGCCCCTCTAACCATGTGGTGTTGGGGTCATCCTAGGGAGCCGGCCTGTGAGCCGTTATCCGTTTTCAGCACAGATGCGTGCGGCGCAAGGTTTGCGATGGGGTCTCGCCAAACAGGACCCGATAATCGCTGGAGAATCGGCTCAAATGCCAGAATCCCCAGCGCGCCGCGACCTCCTGTACGCCATGGGCCTGATCGCCATGGCGCAATTCCCGGCGCACGGCATTGAGGCGCAGCGCCCGCAAATAGGCCACCGGGTTGATGCCCAGGGTTTCCTGGAAGCAGTACTGCAATTTGCGCCGGCTGGCGCCGATGTGATTGCACAGGTCGAGAATCGACAGCGGTTCATCGACATGGCCCAAGGCATACTCCCGCGCCCGGTCGACCATGCGTTTGCGCGCTGTGGGGTTGAGCGGCGGCGCCTCATCCGGCGCCACCAGCTCCAGCAATTGCAACATCACCGTATCGCGCAGGCCTCGGCGGATCGACTCGTAGCCCAGCAGCGAATCGCGCCCCCGTTCGCCCCCTTCGAGCTCATCGAACAGCGCCGCCAGTTCTGCCGGCAGCGACGAGTCGGCCAGGCGGTAACACCTGGGAAGATCGGTAATTCGAAAGCGACTGCCCTGGCGCTCCAGCACATGCTCCAGGGCCCGCTCGTCGACAGCGACACCAAGCAGGTCAAGATGCTGGGGGGTGCGCAGTTCGGGAAGGTTGTGGCCTCGGGCAACCAACAGGCTGGGTTCGATAATCGGATGGCCGCAGCAAAATACCGGTCCGCTCGCACTCAACGGCACGCTGAAGGTAATAGCCCCTTCCCATGCCGTGCCTTGCTTGGTCAGGGCCTGGTTAGAGCGGTCGCGCACCAGTTGCATCCAGTCCGAGCGGAACTCGACCAGCTCACCTTCGAAGCGTCCCGGGGTCAACTGGTCGTAGCTAACCTGCCAGCCACCCATGTTCCGGGCGTGCTCGTCGATGTCTGCGGTGCGGAACCGATTGATCGGCGGCGGCATGTTGTCGTTGTTCATTGACCCGACCTTTGATGATTCCAGGGTTAACGGGTCAAAAGTCAGGCAAGTTCCATTCCGCCACACGGGCAAGTCATTCAATTGTGCCGAAAACGGCTAGCCGTCCGGTGTCTCAGCTACCGGCATCGGCATGGGCTTGCTCAAAGAAGTAATCCTTCCAGCTGTCCGCCTTGTTTTTCAGCACACCCAATTCATGCAACTTCTCGGCGTAGATGTAGGTGCGTTGCGGCACCACGGTGAAGTCGATCTCGGGGTCGGTCACGATCTTTTCCACCAGCGCCAGCGGCAACTTCGATTGTTCCACGCGGATGTACGTCTGGGCGGCGGCGGGCTTGTCGGCCTTGATGATGCTTTGCGCTTCCACCAGCGCGTCGTAGAACGCCTGGTAGGTCTTGGGGTTCTCGTCGTGGAATTTTTCCGTGGTGTAGAGCACATTGAACGTCGCCGGCCCGCCCAGTACGTCATAGGAGCTGAGCACCTTGTGCACGTTGGGGCTCTGCAGCGCCTGGTACTGGAATGGCGGGCTGGAAAAATGCGCGTTGATCTCCGATTTGCCGGCAATCAGCGCCGCCGTCGCATCCGGGTGCGGCAGGCTGACCGAGATGTCATCGAACTTCTTGTATTGGTCGTTCCCGAAAACCTTGGCCGTTTCAAGCTGTAACGTACGCGACTGGAAGCCGACGCCCGCCGCTGGCACGGCGATGCGGTCCTTGTCGGTAAAATCCTTGAGGGTCTTCACATCCGGGTTGTTGGTGAGTAGATAATTGGGCATCGAGCCCAGCGAAGCGATGGCCTTGACGTTCTGCTTGCCACGGGTCCGGTCCCAGATCGTCAGCATCGGCGGAACGCCCGCTGACACAACGTCCAGGGCACCGGTGAGCAAGGCCTCGTTCATGGCCGTCGCGCCTGAGATACTGTTCCAATCGACCTTGATATCCAGGCCCTGTGCCTTGCCATGCTTCTCGATGAGCTGCTGGTCACGGACGACGTCAAGGATCAGGTAACCGATACCGAACTGCTGGGCGATGCTGATCTTGCCTTCCGCCCGAGCCGTGGGGCCGAGCAAAAAACCTGCCGCCAGGGAAACGAAGCACACAGTGAGCGCAGAACGCTTGAAAGCCATAGCCATGGAACCTCACAGTCAGTGGAAAAAACCAGGGCACGACTTTAAAGCTATAAAAATAATAATTTAAATACCTGTATGGCATATCAATAGCACTCAAATTTCAATGCCGGGCCGTTCGACTTCCAACGCAGACCAAGACACGACCATGAATGAATTCATCAGCAACATTGGCGTCGCCGCCGAATCGATCACCCAACCGCGCACGCTGGTGTTCCTGGCGTACCCGCAAATGGGCCTGCTGGACCTGACTGGCGCCCAGACGGTTTTTTGGGCAGCGACCAAAGCCATGACCGAACGCGGCTTGCCCGGTTATCGGATCCACACCGCAAGCCTGGACGGTGGGCTGATGCAAACAGCCGAGGGCTTGGTGGTGGATACCGGGTCCCTGCGTCAGTTCGACGGTGCGGCCATCGACACGCTGATCGTGCCCGGCGCACCGGATATACGCCAGGCGATGATCGACTGCGTCGAACTGGTGGCTTGGCTGCAAAATGCCTCGGCCAGAGCCCGGCGCACCGCCTCGGTATGCAGCGGCACTTTCCTGATGGCCCAGGCCGGGTTATTGGATGGTCGACGAGCCGCCACTCACTGGGCCATGTGCGACATGCTCAAGAGCGGCTTCCCATCGGTTGAAGTGGATCTGGATGCGATCTTCATCCAGCAAGACAGCGTGTGGACCTCGGCGGGGGTCAGCGCCGGCATCGACATGGCCCTGGCGCTGGTCGAAGCCGATTGCGGTCGCGATGTGGCCCTGCAGGTGGCCCGTGAATTGGTGATTTACCTCAAGCGTCCGGGCGGACAAGCACAGTTCAGCCAAATGTTGCAGCTGCAAATGCAGGACAGCGCCGGGTTCGACGAGCTGCACGTCTGGATTACCGAACACCTGGGCGACGACAACCTGACCATCGAACGCTTGGCCCGACAAGCCCGGATGAGCCCGCGCAATTTCACCCGTGTCTATAAACGCCAGACCGGACGAACCCCGGCCAAGGCCGTCGAGCTGTTCCGCCTCGAAGCGGCGCGCCGGTTGCTGGAAGACTCCCAGCGCAACATCGATCAGATCGCTCGAACCTGCGGTTTCGGCGACGAGGAACGCATGCGCCACACCTTCCAGCGCCATTTGGCGATTTCTCCGCGTGACTATCGCAATCGGTTTTCCCGCTAAGGTTCGTCGCCTATCGGCTGCCGCTGCTGTCAGGCGACTTTCCTGGGCGGCGCCTGCGAATCGGCCTGCTCGGCCAGCAGCGCGCTGCAACGGGAGCGCAGCCAGCGCTCCCCCGGATCATTGTGCGAGACGCCACGCCAGACCATGGACAGCGCGTGCTCAGGTAATTCAATGGGCGCCGCTTGTGCACGCAGCCCCGTCGCCACCGCCATCGCCCTGGCGACGTAATCCGGCACGATGGCGATCATGTCGCTGCCGGCCAGCAATACGGGCAATGCGCTGAAGTGCGGTACCGTCAGCACCACCCGGCGCTCGTGGCCCATCAGGCACAGGGCGCGGTCCGAATCGTCGATGACATTGCCCATGGACGACACCACCGCATGGGGCCGGCAGCAGAACTCCTCCAAGGTCAGCTCGCCGGGTTGCGAATCGGCCCGTAGCAGCATCGGGCGAATCGGGCGCAGCGCCTTGCGCCGGGCATTGGCCGGCAACTCCAGGGTGTGGCTGATGCCCAGGGAAATTTCCCCGTTGATCAACAACTGCGGCAGTTGCCACTGATCGGCCCGGCGCACCACCAGCCGGGTGCCAGGCGCCTCGACCCGCAGGCGGCGCAGCAGGTCCGGCAGCAACGCGTATTCGACATCATCGGACAGCCCGATATGGAACGTTGCCTCGCTGGTCCCCGGATCGAACGCCTGGCAGCGACTCAAGGCCGCGGCGATGCCATCCAGCGCCGGGGACAGGTTGCAAAAGATCTCTTGGGCTCGCGAGGTTGGCTCCATCAGCCGCCCCGAGCGAATGAACAATGGGTCATCGAACATCAACCGCAAGCGCGCCAGGGCGCTGCTGATCGTTGGCTGCCCCAGGAACAGCTTTTCGCTGACGCGCGTGACATTTTGCTCGTGCATCATGGTTTCGAAGACAACCAGCAGATTGATGTCAGCACGACGCAGGTCATTTCTGTTCATCATAGTCGTCGCCCCAGGCACCAGGCCGTTGAGTCAGGAGTGGACAAGATCATCGCCTGCGCCTTCATCAAGGCACGGCGGCGAAACGGTGTAGAAAGGTTATTAGGCAGCCGGGCCAGTGTCTGTCGTACATCGGGACGGGTGACTCACCCTTTTGGGCAGCCTCTTTGATACTTCGGTATGCATCCCTTGCTGCCGGGCCGCGTCAGTCGGGGCGTGGCGCGATTTCAGGGTTTTATGTCCTACCTGGCGCAAAGGGGCGCTTCTAAGATACGAAGCGATGCTCTGTCTCCCGGCCTTCCAGAGCGAGACCGAGTAAAACAGAAGGTCTACCAGCGTGCCCCTACCCACCGCGATGTTCAAAAGCGTCTATGAGAGCCTTCGGTACAGCCCAAGCCAGATGGGACCCCGGCCCGCGATGGGGATCAGCACCAACCCGCTGGTCAATGTCCTGGGCTGGGCGGTAGGACTGGTGGTGGCCTGCGGGATTTTCGTGATCAACTCCGAAACCCATTCGGACCTGGCCCCGACCCTGCTGTACGTCACCTTGCTGTTGATGGCCGCCAATCTGTTCTCGATCAACCTGGTCATCGCTGTCGCGCTGATCAGCATGTTTTTGCTCACGGCCATGTTTGCGTATAACGGCGGCTATCACCGCTGGGAATCGACCACCGGTTTCTTTCGCTGCCTGACAGCGCTGTCGGCCATTGCCTTCCTGGCGTTGCGCAGCAAACAGGCTTCGGACAACCTGCGCCATAACGAAGCCTACCTGATCGGCGCCCAGCGCCTGAGCCAGACCGGCAGCCTGGGCTTTCGCGGCGATCGGCAGGAAATGTCCTGGTCCCAGGAATCGGCACGGATCTTCGAGTACCCGCAGAGCAAGGTACCGACGGTTTCGATGATGCTGGAGCGCACGCACCCCGAAGACCTCGAACGGGTCCGAGGGATTTTCCAGCAGGCGGCCCGCCGCGATCCACAGATCGAAGCCAAGCTGCGCCTGCTGATGCCTGACGGGCGCATCAAGCACATCCACATGATCGCCAGCCCATTGCTCGTCCAGCACGGCCATTTCCAGTACCTCGGCGCGGTCATGGACATTACCGCCAGCAAAGAAGCCGAAGAAGCTTTGTTCCAGGCCCAGACCCAACTGGCCCACGTCACCCGCCTGACCTCGCTGGGGGAAATGGCCGCCTCCATTGCCCACGAAGTCAA
Encoded proteins:
- a CDS encoding aldehyde dehydrogenase family protein, coding for MSDIALLPQVEAFLGRHHALFIDGRYVESQGSQTLDVINPATGRVIAQVSDATGGDIDAAVESSRRGFKQWSQAAPAVRGLVLLKLADLLERHREELAQIETCQSGKIIQISRAFEVDQAAHFLRYYAGWATKINGETITPSLPSFAGERYTAFTLREPVGVVVGIVPWNFSTMIAIWKLASALVTGCSIIIKPSEFTPLTILRVAELAIEAGLPAGALNVLTGGGQVGKGLIEHPGTNKVSFTGSVPTGIAVGRAAMGAGLTRATLELGGKNSAGFLRDIDTEVAVNGIIEAGFLHSGQICAAAERFFVHRSQIEPIMDSLAQRLGKLNIGSPLDERTEFGPVTHRQHQQKLGEFFVRARAQNNTIIHGGKLMEGPGCYVEPTIIFANRRDDALLNEETFGPIATFFPYDSEEELLDLMNDTPYGLSASLWTNDLGKALRMVPAIEAGTVWVNMHTLLDPAVPFGGSKSSGMGREFGSAFIDDYTELKSVMIRY
- a CDS encoding amidase, which translates into the protein MGMQDIHHLMDREDGTALAEWVRRAEVQPGELLEVAIERLERVEPQLNAVAERLYDAAREASRTPQAGQGLLAGVPTLIKDLFSPVNGAAMTNGSRSLGDFRADFESDVVTRLRRAGCQVMGTSTSPEFGTSYSTESSRFGATRNPWNTGHSAGGSSGGAAALVAARVVPFAHGNDGGGSLRVPASCCGVFGFKPSRGLLPSGPMVGEGWAGMGTPHAITLSVRDSAALLDATAGMDLGAPYAAPIQSLPYVTAVQRDPKPLRIALVEQLGPWPTSPQSLQAVGEAARLCESLGHRVEPVSLPVGLLEFLDHVFTIIGASTRHYVDLLGQMRGFAVQAEELEVRTRIILRDKGNVSGAQYAAAVEWIHALGRQLAIFMQDYDVILTPVLTREPVRIGELDLQDVCMSLDQLLERYHSYSPFTALFNASGQPAMSVPLSWSANGLPMGAHFAGRFGEESTLLSLAAQLERAQPWRGRMPAVNACHS
- a CDS encoding MFS transporter, yielding MNQSSVVPTAATGSRLAGLREGLVLMLGSSLTIMGSVMVAPILPRLGAEFGPVEPRADLLVPLAITGPALAIALCAPLAGWLADRVGRKALLLIATLLYALLGALPAMLDSLPSIVGVRLLFGCAEAAVMTCCATLIADYWHGEERLRYVNRQVVTIGLVGALFFVVGGALGEHSWRAPFLLYLLPLLLVPVMMKVLWEPPVTQRQGVEQRGDEPGPAKVAVLQLVVGYLMVLGGMVLTFVVPIQAPTLLVGLGITSSTMIGLASGLSLLATLGGSLMWPLLRRRFGIAGCNALLLGLLGIGLWLLMRGQSYNAVLVAVLVQGLGSGLLVPNVMAPVMNALTSSTRGRGLGGFTSCLYIGQFVSPLVVAFVISFAGDLRHAIQWLALASFVAALLWVLAGLRARGQGQASTVGSR
- a CDS encoding SphA family protein; translation: MNQNKTINAWRCTWFTLGLIGLCTAAHGTENGAPTTAVGVYDFGAGMMPPATPFGTVGLRTAFYSANVQKDRHGKSLDNNFSLDVLSIGVAYMRMTDYTVLGAQYGFGTVVPFFQMDASVQVQTPVGPLNLEADPFRMADIQVLPLILQWTLSPNLFVNAQFQVQAPTGDYDKNRLISPGLNHWTFSPILNATYISDSGFEVSSSFEADINTRNHDTDYKNGVEYRHEFAVGQHVGPWTLGVGGYYYRQFTDDDAPGLEPGNRARVLAVGPAVSYFKPGMPPVWLHVYKELDARNRAEGYTTALRISQSF
- a CDS encoding helix-turn-helix domain-containing protein, coding for MNNDNMPPPINRFRTADIDEHARNMGGWQVSYDQLTPGRFEGELVEFRSDWMQLVRDRSNQALTKQGTAWEGAITFSVPLSASGPVFCCGHPIIEPSLLVARGHNLPELRTPQHLDLLGVAVDERALEHVLERQGSRFRITDLPRCYRLADSSLPAELAALFDELEGGERGRDSLLGYESIRRGLRDTVMLQLLELVAPDEAPPLNPTARKRMVDRAREYALGHVDEPLSILDLCNHIGASRRKLQYCFQETLGINPVAYLRALRLNAVRRELRHGDQAHGVQEVAARWGFWHLSRFSSDYRVLFGETPSQTLRRTHLC
- a CDS encoding ABC transporter substrate-binding protein encodes the protein MAMAFKRSALTVCFVSLAAGFLLGPTARAEGKISIAQQFGIGYLILDVVRDQQLIEKHGKAQGLDIKVDWNSISGATAMNEALLTGALDVVSAGVPPMLTIWDRTRGKQNVKAIASLGSMPNYLLTNNPDVKTLKDFTDKDRIAVPAAGVGFQSRTLQLETAKVFGNDQYKKFDDISVSLPHPDATAALIAGKSEINAHFSSPPFQYQALQSPNVHKVLSSYDVLGGPATFNVLYTTEKFHDENPKTYQAFYDALVEAQSIIKADKPAAAQTYIRVEQSKLPLALVEKIVTDPEIDFTVVPQRTYIYAEKLHELGVLKNKADSWKDYFFEQAHADAGS
- a CDS encoding GlxA family transcriptional regulator, with amino-acid sequence MNEFISNIGVAAESITQPRTLVFLAYPQMGLLDLTGAQTVFWAATKAMTERGLPGYRIHTASLDGGLMQTAEGLVVDTGSLRQFDGAAIDTLIVPGAPDIRQAMIDCVELVAWLQNASARARRTASVCSGTFLMAQAGLLDGRRAATHWAMCDMLKSGFPSVEVDLDAIFIQQDSVWTSAGVSAGIDMALALVEADCGRDVALQVARELVIYLKRPGGQAQFSQMLQLQMQDSAGFDELHVWITEHLGDDNLTIERLARQARMSPRNFTRVYKRQTGRTPAKAVELFRLEAARRLLEDSQRNIDQIARTCGFGDEERMRHTFQRHLAISPRDYRNRFSR
- a CDS encoding LysR family transcriptional regulator, which codes for MMNRNDLRRADINLLVVFETMMHEQNVTRVSEKLFLGQPTISSALARLRLMFDDPLFIRSGRLMEPTSRAQEIFCNLSPALDGIAAALSRCQAFDPGTSEATFHIGLSDDVEYALLPDLLRRLRVEAPGTRLVVRRADQWQLPQLLINGEISLGISHTLELPANARRKALRPIRPMLLRADSQPGELTLEEFCCRPHAVVSSMGNVIDDSDRALCLMGHERRVVLTVPHFSALPVLLAGSDMIAIVPDYVARAMAVATGLRAQAAPIELPEHALSMVWRGVSHNDPGERWLRSRCSALLAEQADSQAPPRKVA
- a CDS encoding ATP-binding protein yields the protein MGISTNPLVNVLGWAVGLVVACGIFVINSETHSDLAPTLLYVTLLLMAANLFSINLVIAVALISMFLLTAMFAYNGGYHRWESTTGFFRCLTALSAIAFLALRSKQASDNLRHNEAYLIGAQRLSQTGSLGFRGDRQEMSWSQESARIFEYPQSKVPTVSMMLERTHPEDLERVRGIFQQAARRDPQIEAKLRLLMPDGRIKHIHMIASPLLVQHGHFQYLGAVMDITASKEAEEALFQAQTQLAHVTRLTSLGEMAASIAHEVNQPLTAITSSGEACRRWLARPVPDHKEALDNLDRIVANACRASEVISRIRALSRKCDPLRRPEQLDDIVSETLCLVQQQLAHHKVKANVDLATADAQISADRVQLQQVIINLIINACHAMEGVKVRDRALHIRTWLEDNEAMLEVADQGTGIEPEILPSLFNAFFTTREKGLGMGLSICRSIIDFHGGRIWASSEVGQGTSFRFALPLLACADLPRSLP